A region of Coturnix japonica isolate 7356 chromosome 15, Coturnix japonica 2.1, whole genome shotgun sequence DNA encodes the following proteins:
- the LOC107321318 gene encoding glutathione S-transferase theta-1, whose product MGLELYLDLLSQPCRSIYIFARTNNIPFEFKHVELFKDSVLGKKPAAASGAERPRTGPSNNEEAGKISLLKKVPALKDGDFTLAECTAILLYLSRKYNTPDHWYPSDIKKRAQVDEYLSWHHTNIRANAPKTMWIKVLIPLFTGQPLPSEKLQEVMEGLSTSLKQFEERFLQDKAFIIGSEISLADLVAIVELMQPVGVGCDIFEDRPRLMEWRRRVEEAVGKELFFQAHEMILNIKELSNIQIDPQLKEHLTPVLMKMLK is encoded by the exons atggggctggagctgtACCTGGACCTGCTGTCGCAGCCCTGCCGCTCCATCTACATCTTCGCCCGGACCAACAACATCCCGTTCGAGTTCAAGCACGTGGAGCTGTTTAAAG ACTCGGTGCTGGGAAAGAAGCCGGCGGCGGCGAGCGGCGCGGAGCGACCCCGTACAG GGCCATCAAATAATGAAGAGGCTGGCAAAATCAGCCTCTTGAAGAAGGTACCAGCACTGAAGGATGGAGACTTCACCCTAGCAGAATG cactgccattCTGCTGTATCTGAGTCGAAAGTACAACACTCCTGACCACTGGTACCCATCAGACATCAAAAAACGGGCCCAGGTAGATGAATACCTCTCATGGCATCACACTAATATCCGGGCTAATGCTCCTAAGACCATGTGGATCAAG GTGCTGATTCCCCTCTTCACAGGGCAGCCACTGCCAtcagagaagctgcaggaggTTATGGAGGGGCTGTCCACTTCCCTGAAGCAATTTGAGGAGAGGTTTCTGCAGGACAAGGCTTTTATCATCGGGAGCGAGATTTCCTTGGCAGATCTCGTGGCCATTGTGGAGCTGATGCAA CCTGTTGGAGTCGGTTGTGACATCTTTGAGGACAGGCCCAGGCTGATGGAGTGGCGCAGGCGGGTGGAGGAAGCTGTGGGGAAGGAGCTTTTCTTCCAAGCCCATGAGATGATCCTGAATATCAAAGAACTGAGCAACATTCAGATCGATCCTCAGCTGAAAGAGCACCTGACACCTgtgttgatgaagatgttgaaatGA
- the DDT gene encoding D-dopachrome decarboxylase, with product MPFVELETSLPAERLPKGLPLKLCETTATILGKPAERVNVTVRSGMPMVLAGSAEPCAQLLVSSIGVVGSAEQNKQHSARFFDFLTAELGLGPERIAIRFFPLEPWQIGKNRTVMTFL from the exons ATGCCGTTCGTGGAGCTGGAGACCAGCCTGCCGGCTGAGCGGCTGCCAAAGGGACTGCCCTTAAAACTGTGCGAAACCACCGCCACCATCCTGGGCAAACCGGCCGAG CGGGTGAACGTGACGGTGCGCAGCGGGATGCCCATGGTGCTGGCGGGCTCGGCCGAGCCCTGCGCACAGCTGCTCGTCTCGTCCATCGGCGTGGTGGGCTCGGCGGAGCAGAACAAGCAGCACAGCGCCCGCTTCTTCGACTTCCTGACAGCGGAGCTGGGCCTCGGCCCCGAGCG GATTGCCATTCGCTTTTTCCCGCTGGAGCCCTGGCAGATTGgcaagaacagaacagtgatGACTTTCCTGTGA